The DNA region TCGCTGGCTTTTCACGACCCATCCTCGCTTTCTCAGGATTTTGATGACCTTCTTTCCCGAGATGGGCATTCGGCATGTATACAGCAATTATGCTGTATTTCAAGACTTTAGGCAAGCGGATGCCTCTATGTAAAAAGAAAAGGGCCAACCTTCCGCCCGGCCCCCCGGTCGCATCGGCGTCCTTTGTTATCAAGCTATCTCGGACTCGGGACACGAGGGTTAGCGCCAGCGGCGTCTCCGGTTGTCCCGTGGACCCGGGGTGGGTGCGCGTTCCAACTCGACTCTTTGATGTATGGCCTTCTCGATTTTCTGCAGCAGTTCAAGATCGTACTGCGTCACAAATGTGATCGCGTCTCCCTCCTTTTTTGCGCGGGCCGTCCGGCCGATCCGATGGAGGTAATCGTCCGGGTCTCGGGGAATGTCGAAGTTGACCACATGCGAGACGTCGTTGATGTCTAAACCACGCGAGGCGATATCGGTGGCCACCAAAACTCCGATTTCGCCGCGCCGAAAGCGTTCCAGCGCTTCCACGCGTTCTTCCTGCGGCCGGTCCCCGTGAAGCGCATCGCAAGCCACGCCCGCGTTGTGCAGTTTTCGATCCAGACGGCGCACCTCGTTTTTGGTCCGGGCGAACACCAAGACCGATTCCATCCTTTCCGCTCGGAGGAGGCGGAGCAGGAGACTTTCTTTGCCGGTCGGCGATACCTCGAAGAATCTTTGCCGGACGGACGCGACAGGCATCTGCCGGCCGATCTGAATTTCCTTCGGATGGCGCATGAATTGCCGGGCCAGTTTTTTTACCTCGGGACTGAGCGTGGCGGAAAAGAGCAGCGTTTGGCGCTCCGTCGGGAGTTTCGAAAGAATGGTTTGAACGTCGGGCAAAAAACCCATGTCGAGCATCCGGTCGGCTTCGTCGAGAACCAGCACCTCGACCGAACCGAAGTCGACGTGGTCGAAACGAAGATGATCGAGCATCCGTCCCGGCGTGACGATCAGCACTTCGACCTTCTCGCGGATCACGCGTTCCTGGTAACCGAACGACAAACCTCCGACGACGCACGCGGACGACACACCTGTGTAATAAGCCAGGCCGGTCAGCTGTTCGTCGATTTGTATGGCCAATTCACGCGTGGGAGTCACGATCAGCGCCCGGGTCACGCCTTCAGGAAGGCGCAACAGTCGGTCGATCAACGGAATCAAAAAGGCCGCGGTCTTTCCCGTCCCGGTCTGCGACGCGCCGAAAAGATC from Bdellovibrionota bacterium includes:
- a CDS encoding DEAD/DEAH box helicase, with translation MSRLFEDLPLDSRLLDGIRDMGYREMTPIQEQVIPLALEGHDLFGASQTGTGKTAAFLIPLIDRLLRLPEGVTRALIVTPTRELAIQIDEQLTGLAYYTGVSSACVVGGLSFGYQERVIREKVEVLIVTPGRMLDHLRFDHVDFGSVEVLVLDEADRMLDMGFLPDVQTILSKLPTERQTLLFSATLSPEVKKLARQFMRHPKEIQIGRQMPVASVRQRFFEVSPTGKESLLLRLLRAERMESVLVFARTKNEVRRLDRKLHNAGVACDALHGDRPQEERVEALERFRRGEIGVLVATDIASRGLDINDVSHVVNFDIPRDPDDYLHRIGRTARAKKEGDAITFVTQYDLELLQKIEKAIHQRVELERAPTPGPRDNRRRRWR